Proteins co-encoded in one Amaranthus tricolor cultivar Red isolate AtriRed21 chromosome 7, ASM2621246v1, whole genome shotgun sequence genomic window:
- the LOC130818497 gene encoding protein MAIN-LIKE 2-like: MLHDVQRILGIGIEGSLPAEPAEGEWKGAIADLFGEPMSELRRKGIFTSGGINVVEVMQLCHRSQAMETQSTAYYMAIVGSTLLVDKTKIDIRPHPLLTVNIDLDEIAWGAVTLAYMYRKLGMASRVGCKTIAGCLTLLQTWIYEYFPSFCPHPRQEDVPNKTRTEMWSTPKPGHEINRLRDCRSILDSMMETQME, translated from the exons atgttgcacgacgtgcaacgcatattagGCATAGGTATTGAAGGTTCACTACCGGCTGAACCTGCTGAGGGGGAGTGGAAGGGCGCTATTGCTGATCTGTTTGGGGAGCCCATGTCCGAGCTACGAAGGAAAGGGATATTCACCAGCGGTGGCATCAATGTTGTTGAAGTTATGCAGTTGTGCCACCGGTCCCAGGCTATGGAGACCCAGTCGACAGCCtattacatggctattgtcggctCTACACTGCTGGTGGATAAGACCAAAATCGACATACGACCTCACCCGCTACTAACCGTCAACATCGATTTGGATGAGatcgcctggggtgcggtgacgctTGCCTACATGTATCGAAAACTAGGAATGGCGTCCAGggttggttgcaagaccattgctggttGCCTGACATTGCttcagacatggatttacgagtactttccATCCTTTTGCCCTCATCCTCGTCAAGAAGAtgtgcctaataagactaggacggagatgtggtccacgcccAAGCCAGGTCATGAGATCAACAGGCTGAGGGACTGCAGGAGTATATTGGACTCCATGATGgaaactcag ATGGAATGA